A single region of the Luteolibacter arcticus genome encodes:
- a CDS encoding DUF58 domain-containing protein produces MPEPLESLPPGELTGAAFIRRLETLFLLVRRVLGGSMQADRKSTRKGTGITFADYAEYRHGDDYRAIDWRVYARFDELVIKLFELEEDATVYLLLDMSRSMQTKTAMARKLAAALGYIGLNCQDRVACYAMADELRPLLEASRGRGKVLTFLRSLESAPCFGKDTDFSTCVKTLQARHRKKGLVVVISDFFYPTGFEEGLKRLSGLGHDVHAIQVLSEEDLRCDRKGDLELECVESGKRRKVTVTSRELDAYAAAVADWNEKLRVECARRGIGFTRTLDSEAFDEVIRAILQRGGLAA; encoded by the coding sequence ATGCCCGAACCCCTCGAATCCCTGCCACCCGGCGAACTGACCGGCGCCGCGTTCATTCGTCGCCTGGAGACACTCTTCCTCCTCGTTCGCCGCGTGCTCGGCGGGTCGATGCAGGCGGACCGCAAGAGCACCCGCAAGGGCACAGGCATTACCTTCGCGGACTACGCGGAGTACCGCCATGGCGACGACTACCGCGCCATCGACTGGCGGGTCTATGCGCGTTTCGACGAGCTCGTCATCAAGCTCTTTGAACTTGAGGAAGACGCGACCGTTTACCTCTTGTTAGACATGAGCCGCTCGATGCAGACGAAGACGGCGATGGCGCGCAAGCTGGCGGCGGCGCTGGGCTATATCGGGTTGAATTGCCAGGACCGCGTCGCCTGCTATGCCATGGCGGATGAGCTGCGGCCACTTCTCGAAGCCTCGCGTGGCCGTGGCAAGGTGCTTACCTTCCTGCGCTCGCTGGAAAGTGCGCCGTGCTTCGGCAAGGACACGGACTTCTCCACTTGCGTGAAGACCTTGCAGGCGCGGCATCGCAAGAAGGGTTTGGTGGTCGTGATCTCCGACTTCTTCTACCCCACCGGCTTTGAAGAAGGTCTCAAGCGCTTGTCCGGTCTCGGTCATGACGTGCATGCGATCCAAGTACTGTCCGAGGAGGACTTGAGATGCGACCGCAAAGGCGACTTGGAACTGGAGTGCGTCGAGTCCGGCAAGCGGCGCAAGGTGACGGTGACCAGCCGCGAACTCGATGCCTACGCCGCTGCGGTGGCGGATTGGAATGAGAAACTGCGCGTCGAATGCGCGCGTCGTGGCATCGGCTTCACACGCACGCTTGATAGCGAAGCCTTTGATGAGGTGATCCGCGCGATCTTGCAGAGAGGGGGGCTCGCAGCGTGA
- a CDS encoding AAA family ATPase, protein MPATLETETVQFAETFNRIRDEVGKFIVGQKDIVEHVLTAICCGGHVLLEGVPGLGKTALVNTLAKALDLKFGRIQFTPDLLPSDVVGTQVLSDRDGRRELVFQPGPVFCNILLADEINRATPKTQSALLETMQEKRVTVAGISHPLSLPFFVLATQNPIENDGTYPLPEAQLDRFFFKLNVSLPDHEEFAEILNRTGGNSAPEINPVAHGEDILRMGRTLREIPVAKDVQDHLIRVVRNTHPENDKSPEKVKKYVRHGASPRAAQAMLAAARVRALLDGRFHVAREDVDTVAPPALCHRLILSFEGEAEGIKPTDLVRSAIRGAY, encoded by the coding sequence ATGCCCGCCACCCTCGAAACCGAAACCGTTCAGTTCGCCGAGACCTTCAATCGCATTCGCGATGAAGTCGGCAAGTTCATCGTCGGCCAGAAGGACATCGTAGAGCACGTGCTGACCGCCATCTGCTGCGGCGGTCACGTGCTGCTCGAAGGCGTTCCCGGTCTCGGCAAGACCGCGCTGGTCAACACCCTCGCCAAGGCGCTCGACCTGAAGTTCGGCCGCATCCAATTCACGCCCGACCTGCTGCCCAGCGACGTCGTCGGCACCCAGGTGCTCTCCGACCGCGATGGTCGACGCGAGCTCGTCTTCCAGCCCGGCCCGGTCTTCTGCAACATCCTGCTCGCCGACGAAATCAACCGCGCCACGCCGAAGACGCAAAGCGCGCTGCTTGAGACGATGCAGGAGAAGCGCGTCACCGTCGCTGGCATCAGCCATCCGCTTTCGCTCCCGTTCTTCGTGCTCGCCACTCAGAACCCGATCGAGAACGACGGCACCTATCCGCTGCCCGAGGCCCAGCTCGACCGCTTCTTCTTCAAGCTCAACGTTAGCCTCCCCGACCACGAGGAATTCGCGGAAATCCTCAACCGCACCGGCGGCAACAGCGCGCCCGAGATCAATCCGGTAGCCCACGGCGAGGACATCCTCCGCATGGGCCGCACGCTGCGCGAGATCCCGGTGGCGAAGGATGTGCAGGATCACCTCATCCGCGTCGTCCGCAATACCCATCCGGAGAACGACAAGTCGCCGGAGAAGGTGAAGAAATACGTCCGCCACGGTGCCAGCCCGCGTGCTGCCCAGGCCATGCTTGCCGCCGCTCGGGTGCGTGCCTTGTTAGACGGTCGCTTCCACGTTGCACGCGAAGACGTCGATACCGTTGCGCCGCCTGCACTCTGCCACCGCCTGATCCTGTCCTTCGAAGGCGAAGCCGAAGGAATCAAGCCGACCGACCTCGTCCGCTCGGCGATCCGAGGAGCTTACTGA